The DNA sequence ATGCGGCGGGTCAGGATCGCCTGCCCGAGCACGTTGTTGATCTTGTGCGACCCGGTGTGGTTCAGGTCTTCGCGCTTGAGGATGATGCGCGCGCCGCCCGCGGCCGCCGCGAACCGGGGCACCTCCGTGATGATCGAGGGGCGGCCGGTGTAGCTGCGGTGCAGCTCGTCGAGCTCGGCGTGGAAGGCGGGGTCGGCCTTCGCCAGCTCCCACGCCTCCGTCAGCTCGTCGAGCGCGGCGACGAGGGACTCGGGGACGAAGCGGCCGCCGAACTCGCCGAAGTACGGGCCCGTCGCGTTGCGGCGGGAGGCCGCGTCAGCGGACGACGGCGGGGTGTGGAGGGTCATCGTGCTCCCAGGAACTGGTGGAGGGTGGCGACGGGATCGCTGGTGACCAGCGCCTCGCCGACCAGGACGACATCGGCCCCCGCGTCGCGGTAGTGCGCGACGTCGGCGGCGGTCTTGACGGCGGACTCGGCGACGCGGACCGCGCCGGCCGGGAAACGGCCGGACAGCCGTCCGAACAGGTCGCGGTCGAGCTCGAACGTGGTGAGGTCGCGCGCGTTGACGCCGATGAGCCGCGCTCCGGTGTCGGCGGCGCGGGCCAGCTCTTCGGCCGAGTGCGCCTCGACGAGTGCGGTCATGCCGAGCTCGGTGATCAGCCCGTACAGCTCGACGAGCTGCGCCTGATCGAGCGCGGCAACGATGAGGAGCACCAGGTCGGCGCCCGCCGCGCGGGCTTCGAACACCTGGTACGGCTCGGCGATGAACTCCTTGCGGAGCACCGGGATGGAGACGGTGCGGCGCACCGCTTCGAGATCGGCGAGCGATCCGCGGAAGCGGCGCTCCTCGGTCAGGACGCTGATCGCGCTCGCTCCGCCCTGCTCGTAGCGGGCGGCGAGGGCGGCGGGATCGGGGATCTCGGCGAGGGCGCCGCGGGAGGGGCTGGCGCGCTTCACCTCGGCGATGATCTTGACGCGCTCGGCCGGCGCCAGCGCGCTCAGCGCGTCGATCGCCGGTTCGCGGTCGAGAGCGGCTGCCTCCACAACGGCGAGCGGTCGCTCGGACCGCCGCCGCTCCGCATCCTCCAGGGCGCCGGCGACGAGGTCTGCCAGCACGGGGTCAGTGGCCCTTCGGCGTGTACTTGGAGCCGCCGACGCCGTACCCGGCGCGCTTCATGACCCAGCCCACGATGAGGCCGATGACGGCGAGGGCCGCGGAGGCCCAGACGATGATCGCGGCGTCGAAGAAGAACGCGACGGCTCCGATGGCGAAGGCGACCAGCATGATGATGACGGCCGTCCACGCCGCCGGAGAGTGACCGTGGCCTGGCTCGACTGACTCGGTGCTCATGGGACTCCTGCACGTCGGGTGCGCACGTCGGTGCGCACGGGGGTTGGATCGGATCCAGTCTAGTGGCTCAGCGCGTGGGGTCGTCGCCCCGGCTGAGCTCGTCCCAGCTGTCGATGGCGGTGTCGCGGTCGAGCGTGCCCGGCTCACGCGGGCTCTCCCCCTCCGCGACCGCACGCGCCTCGGCGTCGTCATCCGGGCGCGCCTGCGGTTCCTCGCCGCCAGCGGAAACCGCCGACGCATCGAGGGCCTCGGCGGCGGGCCGCCCGTCCTCCGTCTCGAAGCGGGTCCGGTACTTGCGCGACGCTCCCGGCCACAGGCGGGAGAAGACGATGACGGAGGCGCCCCCGAGCACCAGCACCACTCCGCCGGCGACCGCCGCCCACGGCCACGGCTCGACCACGACGGACTGCACGAGACGGCGGATCGACGCGTCCCCCGCCACCCCGGTCGCGGTCGTGACCGCGGCCGACGAGGAGCGGATCGGGTCCGCCAGCGCCGTTCCCGCCGAGATCAGGACGGAGACCCCGAGGAGCACGCCGAGCAGGGCGAGCACGATGCGGAAGGCCGGTCCGGCGATCGCGAGGGCGGCGGTCAGGGCCAGGCCGGCCAGGGCCAGGGCCGTGAGGGCGGGCGCGGCCGCCGACCCCGCGACGCTGATCGTCGCAACGTGGTCGGCCGTGTCGACGAGGCGGACCGAGAACCACGACTGCGTGGCTGCGAGCAGGCTGAACGCACTCCCGACCACGAGCGCGAGCATCGATGCGTACTTCCAGCGGCGCCCCACGGCGGCGCGCCGGACGTCCGCGGTGCTCTCCGCCTCCGTCACAGCACCCTCGTCATGGCGTTGGCGACCGCGACGGCGCGCAGCGGTGCGGCCGCCTTGTTCCAGGACTCCTGGTACTCGTTCTCCGGCACGGAGTCGGCGACGAGTCCGCCCCCGGCCTGCACGCGTGCCACGCCGTCCATGATCGTGGCCGTGCGGATCGCGATCGCCAGGTCGGCGTCCCCCGCGAAGTCGAAGTAGCCGATCACGCCGCCGTAGACCCCGCGCTGCGCCGGCTCGAGCTCGTCGATGATCCGGAGCGCCATCGGCTTGGGGGCGCCCGACAGCGTCCCCGCGGGGAAGGTCGCCCGGAAGACGTCGATCGCGCTCGCCTCGGGACGGAGGTCGCCCTCCACCGACGACACGATGTGCATGATGTGGCTGAACCGCTCGACGCGCATGAACTCGGTGACCTCGACGGTCCCGGCCTCGCACACCTTGAGCAGGTCGTTGCGTGCCAGGTCGACGAGCATGAGGTGCTCCGCCCGCTCCTTGTCGTCGGCGAGGAGGGACGCCTCGAGGTCGAGGTCCTCCTCCGGGGTGGCGCCGCGCGGCCGGGAGCCGGCGATCGGGTGCGTGAAGGCGCGCCCCTCCTGGACCTTGACCAGCGCCTCCGGCGAGGAGCCGACGATCTCGTAGCGGTCGCCGTCGGGCTTCTCGAGCGACAGGAGGTACATGTACGGACTCGGGTTGAGCGCCCGGAGCACCCGGTAGACGTCAAGCGCGGAGGCATGGCACTCGAGCTCGAAGCGCTGCGAGACGACGACCTGGAAGATGTCGCCTGCGACGATGCGCTCCTTCGCCGTCTCGACGGAGGCGAGGAAGTCCTCCTTGCGCGTCCGGAACTCGGGCTCGGCGGGCGTGGACAGGTCGATCTGCGCGAGGACCGCCTCCGCGGGCTGCGCCAGTTCGGCCTGCATGCGGTCCAGTCGCGCCTGCGCGTCGGCCCAGAGGGCGTCCGCCGTCTCCTCGCCGTCGGCCAGCGCGTTGGCGACGAGCTTGACGGTGCCCGTGCGGTGGTCGATCACCACGAGGTCGGCGACGAAGGCGAGGGCCTGGCCGGGCACGGCGTAGTCGGCGGGCGGGCGGTGCGGGAGCCGCTCGAGCTGGCGGATCGCCTCCCAGCCGATGAAGCCGACGAGACCACCGGTCAGCGGCGGCAGCCCCGGGATGCGCGGTGTCGTCCAGCGCCGGTGGAGAGCAGCGAGGGCGGCGAGCGGCTCGGCCGGCCGCTCGGTTCCGAGGGCCCGCTCGGCGTTCAGGCCGTAGTCGAGCCACCGCACCTCGTCGCCCTGCTGCGTGAGCACCCCGAAGGAGGCCGCGCCGACGAACGAGAACCGCGACCAGATGCCTCCCTGCTCGGCGGACTCGAGGAGGAACGTGCCCGGGCGCCCCGCCGCCAGCTTGCGGTAGATGCCCACGGGCGTCTCGCTGTCGGCGAAGAGCTCCCGGATGACGGGCACGACGCGATGTCCGGCCACGAGCGACCCGAATTCGTCGCGGGTCGTCGTGCCGGCGACCTCGGCGATCACCGGTCCTCCCGGGCGGCTTCGGGGCTCTCCCCCACCACGGGCGAGAGCTGGTCGGCGTCGAAGCACGTGCGCGTGCCGGTGTGGCAGGCGGCGCCGATCTGGTCGACGGTCACGAGCAGCGTGTCGCCGTCGCAGTCGATGGCGAGGCCCTTCACGTACTGCACGTGTCCGGAGGTGTCGCCCTTCCGCCAGTACTCCTGGCGCGAGCGCGACCAGAACGTGACGCGGCCCTCGCTCATGGTCCGGCGGAAGGCCTCCGCATCCATCCAGCCCATCATGAGCACCTCACGGGTGTCCCACTGCTGGATGATCGCCGCGACGAGTCCCGCCTCGGTGAAGCGGATGCGGCTGAGCGCCTCGTCGATCTCGGTCGTGCTCATCGTCGTACCTCCAGTCCGGCGGCGGCCAGCTCGTCCTTCACGTCGCCGATCGTGAGCTCCCCCTGGTGGAAGACGCTGGCGGCCAGCACGGCGTCCGCTCCCGCCTCGATCGCCGGGGGGAAGTGCTCGACGCGTCCCGCGCCTCCCGAGGCGATGACGGGCACGCTGCTCAACTCGCGCATGGCGCGGATGAGCTCGAGGTCGAAGCCCTCCTTGGTGCCGTCGGCGTCGATCGAGTTGACGAGCAGCTCGCCGGCACCGAGCTCGATCGCCCGGGTCGCCCACTCGAGTGCGTCCAGCCCGGTCTCCGTCCGGCCGCCGTGCGTGGTGACGACGAACCCGGAGGGGGTCGCCGCCGAGCGCTTGACGTCGAGCGACAGCACGAGCACCTGCGCGCCGAAGCGCGCGGCGATCTCGGCCACGAGCTCCGGCCGGGCGATCGCGGCCGAGTTGACGCCGACCTTGTCGGCGCCGCTGCCGAGGAGCCGGGCCACGTCCTCGGGGCTGCGCACGCCTCCTCCGACCGTGAGCGGGATGAACACCTGCTCGGCGGTCGCGCGGACGACGTCGTACGTGGTCGCCCGGTCGTCGACCGTGGCGGTCACGTCGAGGAACGTGAGCTCGTCGGCGCCCTGCTCGAAGTAGCGGCGAGCGAGCTCGACCGGGTCGCCCTGGTCGCGCAGGTTCTGGAAGTTGACGCCCTTCACGACGCGGCCGGCGGCCACGTCGAGACACGGGATCACGCGGACCGAGACGCCCATCAGATCCGTGCCGCGTGGATCGAGGTCACGAGGATCGCCCGCGCTCCCAGCTCGTAGAGGTCGTCCATGATGTGGTTCGTGTGCTCGCGGCGGATCATGACGCGGACGGCGACCCAGTCCGGCTCGCCGAGCGGCGACACGGTCGGGGACTCGACACCGGGGGTCAGCGCGACCGCCTTCTCGAGCAGGGCGACCGGCAGGTTGTAGTCGACGAGAACGTACTGGCGCGCGACCATGACGCCCTGGAGGCGCCGCAGGAGGGTGTCGACCCCGGTCGCGGGCTCCGGTGACGAGATGAGCACCGCCTCCGACTCGAGGATCACCGGCCCGAAGATCTCGAGGCCCTGCTTCCGCAGCGTGGAGCCGGTCTCGACGACATCGGCGACCGCGTCGGCGACGCCGAGGCGCACGGCCGACTCGACGGCGCCGTCGAGCTTGATGAGCGCGGTATCGACGCCGTTCTCGGCGAGGAAGGCGCCGACGAGCCCGGGGTAGCTGGTCGCCACCCGCTTGCCGGCGAGGTCGGCGAGCTCGGTGAACGCGGCGGCGGGCCCGGCGAAGCGGAACGTCGACGCGGCGAAGTCGAGGGCGGCGATCTCGGCGGCGGCTGATCCGGAGTCGAGAAGAAGGTCTCTCCCCGTGATGCCCACATCGAGTGCGCCGGAGCCGACGTACGTGGCGATGTCGCGCGGTCGCAGGTAGAAGAACTCCACGCCGTTGCGCTGATCGGTGACGATCAGCTCCTTCGGGTCGCGGCGGCCGACATAGCCGGCCTCGTGGAGCATCTGCGCCGCGGTCTCGGAGAGGGAGCCCTTGTTCGGGACGGCGATCTTCAGCATGGTCGAGTCTTTCGTGACGGGTCCGGTGTCGTGGTCGGGATGCCTCGGCGGCCGATCACAGATGTCGGTACACGTCGGCCGGGGTCAGGCCCTTCGCGAGCAGCAGCACCTGGAGGTGGTACAGCAGCTGCGAGATCTCCTCGGCGGTGGCCTCGTCGGTCTCGTACTCGGCGGCCATCCAGACCTCGGCGGCCTCTTCCACGATCTTCTTGCCGATGGCGTGCACGCCGGCGTCGAGCTCGCGCACCGTCCCGGAGCCCTCCGGACGGGCGGCGGCCTTCTCGCTGAGCTCGGCGAAGAGGTCGTCGAAGGTTTTCACCGTTACAGCGTACCGGTCCGTCAGTGACGGTGCGCCGCGACCGCGTCCCTCAGCGCCGCGATGCGCTCGGCCGGCTCGCCGCGGAACACGCTGGAACCGGCGACGAACGTGTCGGCCCCGTTCTCGGCTGCTGTGACGATCGTCTCCTCGGTCACGCCGCCGTCGACCTGCAGCCAGACGTCGAGGCCGCGCGCGTCGACCGCCTCCCGGAGGGCGCGGAGCTTGGGCATGGTCTCCGGCATGAACGACTGGCCGCCGAACCCCGGTTCGACCGTCATCACGAGCACCTGGTCGAACTCGGGCAGCACCTCGAGGAACCGGTCGGCCGGGGTGCCGGGCTTCAGCGCGATCCCGGCCCGCGCGCCGATGTCGCGGAGCCGCCGGGCGAGCGCGACCGGATCGGAGGCCGCCTCGGCGTGGAACGTCACCGAGAACGCGCCGAGTTCGGCGTACCCGGGCGCCCAGCGGTCGGGGTCGTCGATCATGAGGTGCACGTCGAGCGGGATCGGGCTGACGTCCTGGATGCGGCCGACCATCTGCGGCCCGAACGTCAGGTTGGGCACGAAGTGGTTGTCCATCACGTCGACGTGCATGAGATCGGCGCTCGCTATCCGCTCGATGTCGCTCTGGAGGTTGACGAAGTCAGCGGCCAGGATGCTCGGGTTGATGCGTGCTGCCATGCCCTCCAGCCTAGAGGCGGCCTCCGTCGCGCTTGCGCAGCAGGGCGATGAACATCGCGTCGGTGCCGTGCCGGTGGGGCCAGAGCTGGACCGTCTCCGGCGCGCCCGCGAGATCGAGCCGCTGCATGGCCACATCCTGCAGCACGGCGGCGGTGTCGAGCTGCTCGATGGCACCATCGTGACGGTCGAGGGCGCCCGTCACGACGCCCCGGGTCTCGGCCAGATGGGGCGAGCACGTCACGTAGGCGAGGGTCCCGCCGGGGCGCAGCGCCGCGAAGGCCGAGTCGAGGAGGCGGGACTGGAGGGCCGTCAGCTCGGCGACGTCGCGCGGGGTCTTCCTCCACCGCGCCTCCGGGCGCCTGCGGAGTGCGCCGAGGCCCGTGCACGGCGCGTCGAGGAGGATGCGATCGAAGGCCTCGGGCTCCTCACGCCCGACGAGCGTCCCGTCCTTCTCCCAGACGGGCACGTCCATGGGCACGGCGGAGAGCGCGCGGCGCACGAGATCGGCGCGCGCCGGGACGAGCTCGTTGGCGACGAGGGACGCGCCTCCCGCCAGCGCTTCGGCCGCGAGGAGGGCGGCCTTGCCTCCGGGCCCCGCGCACAGGTCGAGCCAGCGCTCGCCGGGCTGGACGGGGGTGGCGCGCGAGAGCGCGAGGGCCGCGAGTTGCGAGCCCTCGTCCTGCACGCGGAGCCGGCCGCCGCTCTCCTCGACCAGCCGGAGGGGGTCGCCGCCGCCGGTCGTGAATCCGGGCGGCGAGAACCGGTCCGGGGTGGAATCCGCGGGCGCGTCGGCGAGCCCGGGCAGGGCGACGAGGTTGACGCGAGGCGCTGCGTTGTCCTCGTCCAGGAGCTGCTCGAGCTCCGCCTCCCTCCCCTCGGCCTCGAGCGCCCGGCGGAGCGCTCGGACGATCCACACCGGGTGGGAGGCGAGCACGGCCAGGCGCTCGTCCTCGGAGCGCACGCGCTCGACGACGCGGAGGCGCCACTCCTCCTCCGCATGGCGTCCGATCTCTCGGAGCACGCCGTTCACGAAGCCCGTTCCGGACCGGCTCCCGACCGTCCGCGCGAGCGCGACGGACTCGTTCACCGCGGCATGGGCGGGCACGCGCATCGACAGCAGCTGGTGCGCCCCGAGGCGGAGCACGTCGAGGAGCGGCGGGTCGATCATGTCCACGGATCGGCCGGCCGCCCGGGCGATCACACGATCGTAGTAGCCCTGCATGCGCAGGGTTCCGTAGGTGAGCTCCGTCGCCAGCCCCGCGTCGGCCGGGGAGAGGCCGGCCTGCGCGATGCGTCCCGGGAGGAGGAGGTTCGCGTACGCGTCGGACTCCCGGACGGCGGTCAGGACGTCGAGCGCCACGCGCCGGGCGGGCTGAGCGCGGGTTCCGGCGGCGGGAGCGCCTCCGCGTCGCCCTCCCCTGCTGTTCCGGTCGGTCATGACAGCACCACTCCCTCCCCCGCTCCGCGGTACCAGTCAGCGGCCGGCATCGCGCGCTTGCCCGCCGGCTGGACGGTGATCAGCTCCAGCGGATGAGTACCCGTCCCCATGAGGACGCGGTCGCCGCGCAACGCGACGGCACCGGGGGCCCGAGGCTCGTCGTCGGCTGCGAGCCGCGCCGCGTGGATCTTGAAGCGATCGCCTCCGAGCAGCACGAAGGCGCCCGGCTCAGGCGTCACTCCCCGAAGTCGTGCGTAGACGCGTTCGGCCGGCTGCGCCAGGTCGAGCCGCGCGTCGTCGATCGTCAGCTTCGGTGCCAGCACCGGCTCGCCGGCCTGGGGCTCGGCCATAGCGGTGCCGTCGGCCAGCGCATCGACGGTGTCGGCAAGGAGGTCGGCGCCCGAGACGGACAGCGCCTCGAGGAGCTCGCCCGCGGTCTCGTCCGGTCCGATCGGGCGGCGGAGCTCGCTGAAGACATCGCCGGCGTCGAGCTCCCGGACGAGCCGGAAGACGGCGGCCCCCGTCTCGGTGTCGCCCGCCATGACGGCACGCTGGACCGGCGCGGCCCCGCGCCATCGCGGCAGCAGCGAGAAGTGGAGGTTCACCCAGCCGTGCCGGGGAAGCGAGAGCAGCGGCTCGCGCACGAGCCCCCCGTAGGCCACGACCACCCCGAGCTCCGGCTCGAGGGCGGCGACCCGCTCGGTCACCTCGTCGCCGAGGCGGTTCGCTTTGATGACCGTCAGCCCGAGGGCCTCGGCCGCGCCGGCGACCGGGGACGGCGTGAGAACCCGTTTGCGACCGAGAGGGGCGTCCTCCCGGGTGATCACCGCGACCACATCGTGGCGGGCGGCGACCGCCTCCAGGGAGGGGACGGCGACGGCGGGCGTGCCGGCGAAGACGAGGCGCATGGCAAGGTTCTTTCGGTTCAGGTCAGTCCGGCAGTCTACTCGCGCCGGGTGTGCCGGAGGTGGTCGGCGGACGCGCTACAGCACATCGGGGTCGTCGAACCGCACCCGCAGGGTCGGGGCCGGGCGGTATCCCGAGCGGCCGGCCGGCGCGCGGCGGCGGCGCGTGGCGTTCCGGACGACGGCCGCGCGGACGGCGGCGGCGACCTCGGCCCCACGGGCGTACTCGAAGCGGAGCACGGCCCGCACGAGGTCGCGACCGCGGTCGTCGGAGACGGTGGCCGGTCCGAGCACGTCGATGAGGAGGATCGGATCGACCGCAGCGATGACCTCGCGCACGGCCTGCTCGACGCCCGTCACCGACGCCAGGCGCACGGCCGGCGGGAAGCGGAGCTCCCGGCGCTCGACCAGCTCCTGATGGGCGAACGGCGCGAGCCTCCCCGTGGCGAAATCGCGCGCGATCGGGCCCGAGACCCCGACGAGCACGGTCGGCGCGCCAGGCGCTGCCAACCCCGCGGCCGACGACCACCAGCGCAGGCAGTCCTCCGCCACGCGGAGATCCTCGCGGGCGAGCATGCGCTCGCCGTCGAGGAGGAGCACCGCCTGATAGCCGCCCTCGGCGATCGGCTCCGCACCGCGCGTCGCGACCACGAGAGCGGGTGCCGCGCCCACCCGGAGGACGGGATGGTCCCCGTCGGCGAGGACGACCCTGGTGCCCGGGAAGGCGCGGCCCAGCTCCTCGGCCGTGCGGCCGGAGCCGACCGTGACGATCCGGAAGCGCTCGTGCTCGCAGTGCTCGCACCTCCACTCGGTCGCCAGGCGGCCGCACACGCCGCACGACGGCACGGCGCCGGCCCTCGTCTGCCCGAGCGGTCCGCGGCAGTTCGTGCAGTGCGCGGCGCGAGCGCAGTTCGCGCACGCGACGAGGGGCGCATAACCCGGGCGAGCGACCTGGACGAGCACCGGTCCGCGGGGGCGCCCGCTGTCGCCGCTCAGCGCATCCTTCGCGGTGCGCCAGGCGGTCGACGGGATCCGCGCTGCTCGCACGGCCGGTTCCGACGCCTGCTGCGCCGCCGTGAGGACCACCCGGGGGGTGACGGCGCGCTCCGGGCCCACCTCGGAGAGCCAGCCCACCTCCACCAGCCGCTGCGCCTCGACACTCCTGATGTGGCCGCTCACCACGAGTGCGCAGCCCTCGAGCTCCTGGCGCACGAGGGCGGCGTCGCGCGTGTGGACGTAGGGGCTGAGCGGCTCGGAGTGCAGGGGGTCGCTGTCCTCCCAGATCGCGATCAGGCCGAGTCGCTCCGCCGGCGCGTAGACCACCGAACGGTTGCCGATGATGATCCGCGGGCCGCCGAGGGCGTCCAGGAAGCCCCGGTATCGATCGGCGTTGGCCTGTCCGGCGTCGGCCCGGACGACGGCGCGCGGCGGCGCGATCGCGGCGAGGGAGGCGGCGAGCTGGTCGAGATCGCGATGGTCGGGCACCGCGATGATCGCGGTCCGGCCCCCGCTCCAGACATCGAGCGCGAGAGCGGCCAGGGTCACGGACCACTCGCCCACCCAGGCGCCGTCGGGGAGCCGCGTGAGGCCGGGAATCGCGGTCAGGGCGATCCGGCGCCCGGCGGCGACCGCGTCTTCGAGCGCTCGCGCGCCGTATCCGCGGACGGGGACTGTCGTGGGAGCGGA is a window from the Leifsonia sp. AG29 genome containing:
- the hisF gene encoding imidazole glycerol phosphate synthase subunit HisF — translated: MGVSVRVIPCLDVAAGRVVKGVNFQNLRDQGDPVELARRYFEQGADELTFLDVTATVDDRATTYDVVRATAEQVFIPLTVGGGVRSPEDVARLLGSGADKVGVNSAAIARPELVAEIAARFGAQVLVLSLDVKRSAATPSGFVVTTHGGRTETGLDALEWATRAIELGAGELLVNSIDADGTKEGFDLELIRAMRELSSVPVIASGGAGRVEHFPPAIEAGADAVLAASVFHQGELTIGDVKDELAAAGLEVRR
- a CDS encoding primosomal protein N'; translation: MPAAGRVARVVIDSPLPQLDHLFDYLVPEELAEQAKPGVRVRVPLRSAGRVADGFLVGLGDPDDAFDGALSPLEAVVSPVPVLTPEVWALARRLADRSAGTASDILRLAVPPRMVRVEKAWLAARREGGDADPVSASAPTTVPVRGYGARALEDAVAAGRRIALTAIPGLTRLPDGAWVGEWSVTLAALALDVWSGGRTAIIAVPDHRDLDQLAASLAAIAPPRAVVRADAGQANADRYRGFLDALGGPRIIIGNRSVVYAPAERLGLIAIWEDSDPLHSEPLSPYVHTRDAALVRQELEGCALVVSGHIRSVEAQRLVEVGWLSEVGPERAVTPRVVLTAAQQASEPAVRAARIPSTAWRTAKDALSGDSGRPRGPVLVQVARPGYAPLVACANCARAAHCTNCRGPLGQTRAGAVPSCGVCGRLATEWRCEHCEHERFRIVTVGSGRTAEELGRAFPGTRVVLADGDHPVLRVGAAPALVVATRGAEPIAEGGYQAVLLLDGERMLAREDLRVAEDCLRWWSSAAGLAAPGAPTVLVGVSGPIARDFATGRLAPFAHQELVERRELRFPPAVRLASVTGVEQAVREVIAAVDPILLIDVLGPATVSDDRGRDLVRAVLRFEYARGAEVAAAVRAAVVRNATRRRRAPAGRSGYRPAPTLRVRFDDPDVL
- the rpe gene encoding ribulose-phosphate 3-epimerase, which encodes MAARINPSILAADFVNLQSDIERIASADLMHVDVMDNHFVPNLTFGPQMVGRIQDVSPIPLDVHLMIDDPDRWAPGYAELGAFSVTFHAEAASDPVALARRLRDIGARAGIALKPGTPADRFLEVLPEFDQVLVMTVEPGFGGQSFMPETMPKLRALREAVDARGLDVWLQVDGGVTEETIVTAAENGADTFVAGSSVFRGEPAERIAALRDAVAAHRH
- a CDS encoding anthranilate synthase component I; this encodes MIAEVAGTTTRDEFGSLVAGHRVVPVIRELFADSETPVGIYRKLAAGRPGTFLLESAEQGGIWSRFSFVGAASFGVLTQQGDEVRWLDYGLNAERALGTERPAEPLAALAALHRRWTTPRIPGLPPLTGGLVGFIGWEAIRQLERLPHRPPADYAVPGQALAFVADLVVIDHRTGTVKLVANALADGEETADALWADAQARLDRMQAELAQPAEAVLAQIDLSTPAEPEFRTRKEDFLASVETAKERIVAGDIFQVVVSQRFELECHASALDVYRVLRALNPSPYMYLLSLEKPDGDRYEIVGSSPEALVKVQEGRAFTHPIAGSRPRGATPEEDLDLEASLLADDKERAEHLMLVDLARNDLLKVCEAGTVEVTEFMRVERFSHIMHIVSSVEGDLRPEASAIDVFRATFPAGTLSGAPKPMALRIIDELEPAQRGVYGGVIGYFDFAGDADLAIAIRTATIMDGVARVQAGGGLVADSVPENEYQESWNKAAAPLRAVAVANAMTRVL
- a CDS encoding DUF6704 family protein, whose product is MSTESVEPGHGHSPAAWTAVIIMLVAFAIGAVAFFFDAAIIVWASAALAVIGLIVGWVMKRAGYGVGGSKYTPKGH
- the hisG gene encoding ATP phosphoribosyltransferase yields the protein MLKIAVPNKGSLSETAAQMLHEAGYVGRRDPKELIVTDQRNGVEFFYLRPRDIATYVGSGALDVGITGRDLLLDSGSAAAEIAALDFAASTFRFAGPAAAFTELADLAGKRVATSYPGLVGAFLAENGVDTALIKLDGAVESAVRLGVADAVADVVETGSTLRKQGLEIFGPVILESEAVLISSPEPATGVDTLLRRLQGVMVARQYVLVDYNLPVALLEKAVALTPGVESPTVSPLGEPDWVAVRVMIRREHTNHIMDDLYELGARAILVTSIHAARI
- the hisI gene encoding phosphoribosyl-AMP cyclohydrolase gives rise to the protein MSTTEIDEALSRIRFTEAGLVAAIIQQWDTREVLMMGWMDAEAFRRTMSEGRVTFWSRSRQEYWRKGDTSGHVQYVKGLAIDCDGDTLLVTVDQIGAACHTGTRTCFDADQLSPVVGESPEAAREDR
- a CDS encoding Trp biosynthesis-associated membrane protein, which encodes MTEAESTADVRRAAVGRRWKYASMLALVVGSAFSLLAATQSWFSVRLVDTADHVATISVAGSAAAPALTALALAGLALTAALAIAGPAFRIVLALLGVLLGVSVLISAGTALADPIRSSSAAVTTATGVAGDASIRRLVQSVVVEPWPWAAVAGGVVLVLGGASVIVFSRLWPGASRKYRTRFETEDGRPAAEALDASAVSAGGEEPQARPDDDAEARAVAEGESPREPGTLDRDTAIDSWDELSRGDDPTR
- the fmt gene encoding methionyl-tRNA formyltransferase → MRLVFAGTPAVAVPSLEAVAARHDVVAVITREDAPLGRKRVLTPSPVAGAAEALGLTVIKANRLGDEVTERVAALEPELGVVVAYGGLVREPLLSLPRHGWVNLHFSLLPRWRGAAPVQRAVMAGDTETGAAVFRLVRELDAGDVFSELRRPIGPDETAGELLEALSVSGADLLADTVDALADGTAMAEPQAGEPVLAPKLTIDDARLDLAQPAERVYARLRGVTPEPGAFVLLGGDRFKIHAARLAADDEPRAPGAVALRGDRVLMGTGTHPLELITVQPAGKRAMPAADWYRGAGEGVVLS
- a CDS encoding phosphoribosyl-ATP diphosphatase — protein: MKTFDDLFAELSEKAAARPEGSGTVRELDAGVHAIGKKIVEEAAEVWMAAEYETDEATAEEISQLLYHLQVLLLAKGLTPADVYRHL
- the trpC gene encoding indole-3-glycerol phosphate synthase TrpC: MLADLVAGALEDAERRRSERPLAVVEAAALDREPAIDALSALAPAERVKIIAEVKRASPSRGALAEIPDPAALAARYEQGGASAISVLTEERRFRGSLADLEAVRRTVSIPVLRKEFIAEPYQVFEARAAGADLVLLIVAALDQAQLVELYGLITELGMTALVEAHSAEELARAADTGARLIGVNARDLTTFELDRDLFGRLSGRFPAGAVRVAESAVKTAADVAHYRDAGADVVLVGEALVTSDPVATLHQFLGAR
- a CDS encoding RsmB/NOP family class I SAM-dependent RNA methyltransferase; translated protein: MTDRNSRGGRRGGAPAAGTRAQPARRVALDVLTAVRESDAYANLLLPGRIAQAGLSPADAGLATELTYGTLRMQGYYDRVIARAAGRSVDMIDPPLLDVLRLGAHQLLSMRVPAHAAVNESVALARTVGSRSGTGFVNGVLREIGRHAEEEWRLRVVERVRSEDERLAVLASHPVWIVRALRRALEAEGREAELEQLLDEDNAAPRVNLVALPGLADAPADSTPDRFSPPGFTTGGGDPLRLVEESGGRLRVQDEGSQLAALALSRATPVQPGERWLDLCAGPGGKAALLAAEALAGGASLVANELVPARADLVRRALSAVPMDVPVWEKDGTLVGREEPEAFDRILLDAPCTGLGALRRRPEARWRKTPRDVAELTALQSRLLDSAFAALRPGGTLAYVTCSPHLAETRGVVTGALDRHDGAIEQLDTAAVLQDVAMQRLDLAGAPETVQLWPHRHGTDAMFIALLRKRDGGRL